The region AAGTTATACATTTTGTTAACAGAACCTCGCTTTCGGGATATAAGTTTGTTCTACTTTCGGAATTTGACAAGGCTACTACCGAAGCCCAAAATGCTCTACTTAAGACTCTTGAAGAACCTCCTAAGGGGGTATTCTTCATTCTCACAACCTCAAGGTATGAGAAGATCTTAGCTACCATTAGGTCAAGGGTAGTTAAGATTTCGTTTTTCAAGTTTAAAGGTGATGAAATAAGAGAGTTTTTTCAAGGAATAGCTGAGTTGGACAGCAATGGATATTATTCATTCTACGACTTGATGTTGGAGGATGTTTATAGAGTAAGTACTGAGTTTTTTGGGAAGTTTTTGAAGGTGTTAGTTTCTGGTAACTTGGAAGTAGCTATGGATTTAGTTGATGAGATTGTTCAAGAAGATATCCTTGTTGAAAAGTTTTTTGAAGTTGCTAGTAGGGTTATAAACTTAATTCTTGAGGCTAGGGCTAGAAACCTAGGGTTTAGAATTGCAACTGAAAGGGAAGTTATCTCAGTGTTACCCAGAGAATTTTTGCAGAAATTCACAATCAGTAGACTTTCTAAACTTCAAACTTTGCTTGATGATGGATACACTAAGGTATATTCTTTTAACATAAATCCTAAATTTGTGTTGACAGATTTCTTTATGGAGATATTCTCCTATGAGGCTTTTGGGACTTGATGTGGGGATCAAGAAGATAGGAGTAGCATTTTGCGATACTGACATAGGGATAGTATTTCCTAGGGAAGTTATTACTGTGAAGGATCTGAAAAGTTCTATTGGTAAAATAAAGGAAATTGTTGCTAAGGATAGGGTTGACAAGGTAGTTATAGGTCTTCCGTTGAATTTTAACTCTACTAAGAGCAAGATCCAAGAATATGTTGAGGATTTTTCAAATAAATTGAAAGAGGAGTTAAACATTGATATTGAACTTTTTGATGAGAGGTTTACTACAAGGATAGCTGAAAGGTTTGGTGTAAAAAACGTTGACTCCGTTTCCGCAGTAATACTTCTGGAGGACTATATAAAGGCTTTTTTGCGGGGTAGTGGAGGATGTGAAATTTGACATAGGAGTTTGTTTTTAGTATATTATTATACAATTTTTCACCCGTTAGGAGGTGTACTATGAAAGTAAAACCAATTGGTGATAGATTACTTGTAAGAGTTTTACAAGTTGAAGAGAAAACAAAAGGAGGTATTTACATACCTCAGACTGCTCAAGAGAAGACCCAACAAGGTATTGTTGAGGAGATAGGAGATCCGGATAATGTGAAGGTTAAAGTTGGACAGAAGGTGATATATGATAAATACGCTGGGACACAAATAAAGATTGACGATGTTGAGTATCTTATCCTTAAAAATGACGATGTACTAGCTGTAGTTGAGGACTAAGCTTTTGGAGAGGGACTGCTACCTCTCCGTTTTTGATCTCTTCCAAATTTCGTAGAGCTTTTTTATCTTTTCCTTTATGTCATCTGCTTGAGTGATCTCTGTTACCAAAGAGATACATCTTGCCCCCTTCTGCACAACTTTATGAATGTTGTGTTCCTTTATCCCACCTATTGCTACAACAGGAACCGAAGAATTTTTTAGAGTAAACTCAAGGTATTCAAGTCCTACCGGGGGTATGACATCTTCTTTGGTGTGGGTTTCAAACAGGGGACCGGCTGCTATGTAGTCAGGACCTTTCTTTAGGGTTTCTATCATTTGTGACTCCCAGTGGGTTGAAGCCCCTATTATCATATCATCACCTACGAGTTTTCTTACTTCATCAATAGGATAATCTTCGTGCCCAAGATGCACACCATCAGCCTCTACTAACATCGCAAGATCTACATAGTCGTTAATTATAAGTATAGCTCCATAATCTCTTGTCATCTTCCTTATCTCCTTTGCCTCATTATAACGGTATAAACCCTTTTTCTTTTTCTCTCTGTATTGTATTATCTTTATCCCAGCTTCCAACATTTCCTTTACTACTTGAATGTTACTTCTACCTCTTGAATATTCTTCTGCGGTTATGCAGTATATTTGATCGGCCAGAAAGAACTTGAGTTTCTCCTCTTTAGTCATACCTAATACCTCCTCTAGAGGATTAAGTAGATTGAACTCTCTGTGTAATTATTAAACAACAGTTTGTTTATCTACTATCTCGGTAAGGCCTTCACAAAGTTTTCAGACAATCACAGTGATCTGTAGTTTGATTTAACCACTTTTTCAATCCATTTTAGGTAGGTTTGTCCTGATTTATATTTTCTCTAACCTCCGTGACCGACAGACAAGAAAGGTTCTGTGGTAAAGGTTTATATAATAAATATTGATTAGAGTCATCCGTGTAGTTATGAAATTGCAGTAGTGGATTCCAATTCAACTGAGTAGATTCAACTTTTTGCTTGCCTTACCGCTCTTGGTTTTGACAGTATTCGTCACTTCAAACCAAGCTTTTTGGATGCTTGTCAGAAAGGATGTTACTCAATTCAAGGACCGCAGGAATAGTAAAAGGGAAAAACTGCATCC is a window of Brevinematia bacterium DNA encoding:
- a CDS encoding AAA family ATPase; this encodes MIFNKGLERVILSAVEGKHSGGVVFVGPRGLFKTFSSEVIISKFLEDYRSCLPFNHSDIFVAGPYYYVLSYKFFRKNVDKLKSNERLRELFFKFVGFCIANRGLGEDIGDLSELFSLVTALRQQNFDIKALEKLLLGFESIISSLSRMESIGIDTVREVIHFVNRTSLSGYKFVLLSEFDKATTEAQNALLKTLEEPPKGVFFILTTSRYEKILATIRSRVVKISFFKFKGDEIREFFQGIAELDSNGYYSFYDLMLEDVYRVSTEFFGKFLKVLVSGNLEVAMDLVDEIVQEDILVEKFFEVASRVINLILEARARNLGFRIATEREVISVLPREFLQKFTISRLSKLQTLLDDGYTKVYSFNINPKFVLTDFFMEIFSYEAFGT
- the ruvX gene encoding Holliday junction resolvase RuvX, coding for MRLLGLDVGIKKIGVAFCDTDIGIVFPREVITVKDLKSSIGKIKEIVAKDRVDKVVIGLPLNFNSTKSKIQEYVEDFSNKLKEELNIDIELFDERFTTRIAERFGVKNVDSVSAVILLEDYIKAFLRGSGGCEI
- a CDS encoding co-chaperone GroES — protein: MKVKPIGDRLLVRVLQVEEKTKGGIYIPQTAQEKTQQGIVEEIGDPDNVKVKVGQKVIYDKYAGTQIKIDDVEYLILKNDDVLAVVED
- the thiE gene encoding thiamine phosphate synthase, which produces MTKEEKLKFFLADQIYCITAEEYSRGRSNIQVVKEMLEAGIKIIQYREKKKKGLYRYNEAKEIRKMTRDYGAILIINDYVDLAMLVEADGVHLGHEDYPIDEVRKLVGDDMIIGASTHWESQMIETLKKGPDYIAAGPLFETHTKEDVIPPVGLEYLEFTLKNSSVPVVAIGGIKEHNIHKVVQKGARCISLVTEITQADDIKEKIKKLYEIWKRSKTER